A genomic segment from Paenibacillus sp. FSL K6-1096 encodes:
- a CDS encoding AMP-binding protein, translating into MNLAELILERGQQVPDRIAVSDGQEELTYAELAERVRRMAGGLRQGGHTEQPIAILSGNRLEFAELLLGAIYAGCAPVLLDPMWPQAVLEQVIRQCEPGLIACEAQYAVKLSGSSFCGMDRLIFDNGHSAGSYREWLSGFGPEADAEKNPELLFIGYTSGTTGAPKGYMRTHQSWFSSFAATEQAFGLHQMKHVLAPGPFVHSLSLFALLQSLYSLATFHLLTEFDAAQVLTLCSREPEIILFVVPAMADALLHHADTTGTNVTMQAIISSGGKWPAASVQSCRDRFKGAKLYEYYGSSEASYICYQELTGTEPSDCLGRPFSGVELSVRDGQFREVPPGTVGELYVRSSMMFAGYYRLPEETAEVFRDGWLRTGDYAVLDGEGQLRLAGRAGSMIKSGGLKVFPEEVEAVLLRHPAVREVMVCGLPDEHWGEQVTALIIWSSPQRLALEELRSYCRPYLASYKLPKQIISVKEFSYTGSGKIARQLMKSRAEAGMK; encoded by the coding sequence ATGAATCTGGCAGAGCTGATTCTGGAGCGCGGGCAACAGGTCCCTGACCGCATCGCGGTATCGGACGGGCAGGAAGAGCTTACATACGCAGAGCTTGCGGAGCGCGTCCGGCGGATGGCTGGCGGCTTGCGCCAGGGCGGACATACGGAGCAGCCCATCGCGATCTTAAGCGGCAACCGGCTGGAATTCGCCGAGCTTCTGCTTGGCGCTATCTATGCCGGATGTGCACCGGTGCTGCTGGACCCGATGTGGCCGCAGGCGGTGCTGGAGCAGGTCATCCGGCAATGTGAACCCGGGCTGATCGCCTGTGAAGCGCAATACGCGGTGAAGCTCTCGGGCAGCAGCTTCTGCGGAATGGACCGGTTGATCTTTGACAACGGCCATTCTGCCGGCAGCTACAGAGAGTGGCTGTCCGGCTTCGGGCCGGAGGCTGATGCAGAGAAGAATCCTGAACTGCTGTTCATCGGATACACATCAGGAACGACCGGGGCTCCCAAGGGCTATATGCGCACCCATCAATCCTGGTTCAGCAGCTTCGCAGCGACAGAACAGGCCTTCGGCCTGCATCAGATGAAGCATGTGCTTGCACCCGGGCCGTTCGTCCACTCTCTGTCGCTGTTCGCCTTGCTGCAATCGCTGTACAGTCTGGCCACCTTTCATCTGCTTACGGAATTCGATGCCGCACAGGTACTTACGCTCTGCTCCCGCGAGCCGGAGATAATTCTGTTCGTGGTACCCGCCATGGCTGATGCCCTGCTGCACCATGCTGACACCACCGGTACCAACGTAACCATGCAAGCCATTATCAGCTCCGGCGGCAAATGGCCTGCGGCCTCCGTACAGAGCTGCCGCGACAGGTTCAAGGGAGCCAAGCTCTACGAGTATTACGGCTCATCTGAAGCCAGCTATATCTGTTACCAAGAGCTAACCGGAACAGAACCGTCGGACTGCCTGGGCCGGCCGTTCAGCGGGGTAGAGCTGTCCGTCCGTGACGGACAGTTCCGCGAGGTGCCGCCGGGAACCGTCGGCGAGCTGTACGTCCGCAGCAGTATGATGTTCGCCGGATATTACCGCCTGCCGGAAGAGACGGCAGAGGTCTTCCGGGACGGCTGGCTGCGGACAGGAGATTATGCGGTTCTGGATGGGGAGGGGCAGCTTCGCTTGGCCGGACGCGCAGGCAGCATGATCAAGAGCGGCGGACTGAAGGTGTTCCCCGAGGAGGTGGAGGCGGTACTGCTCCGTCACCCGGCGGTCCGGGAGGTGATGGTATGCGGCCTCCCGGATGAACACTGGGGCGAGCAGGTTACAGCGCTCATCATCTGGAGCAGCCCGCAGCGGCTGGCGCTGGAGGAGCTCCGCAGCTACTGCCGACCATATCTGGCAAGCTACAAGCTGCCTAAGCAGATCATCAGCGTTAAGGAATTCAGCTACACCGGCTCCGGCAAAATCGCCCGCCAGCTCATGAAGAGCCGGGCGGAAGCGGGGATGAAATAA
- a CDS encoding family 43 glycosylhydrolase encodes MKAVNFVRKEQKRSRTSIKALLLSLAVLLMLPQWGGGAAAEESGTAATEPVAAAQGGTNVTDFYNVIMQTGADPWVYKHTDGYYYNTFVNASGVMVRRSKTITGIEAGERSLAWSPVPGTMYSSNVWAPEMHYLKDTDGQYKWYIYFAADNGTNANHRMYVLENANADPMSGSWTFKGKITDATDRWAIDGTVLTIGDQHYFIWSGWEETDGSFQNLYIATMSNPWTISSQRVLLSTPEYDWETSPGRINEGPQITIKGNKINLVYSANGSWTDSYSLGLITASTSANLMDPDSWTKHSQPLFSSANGVYGPGHHSIVTSPDGTEDWIIYHSARWPGSGWTRNVRAQKFSWNADNTPNLGEPVNPNSPIAIPSGEPARVRYQAEEALLVQDPAGVSSPAVRRESSASGGMKITNLANANDYAQFTVNVPEAGFYVLSVRNSNGSANSGEASHILSVNGGPGASMNIVYSGTNRWGASTAKLYLPQGSNTLRFFKGNNWADIDSLDLFRLNTSELLFGTPGYTLGLDEARSLPLYSVTGTTYSAVTAGVVLSSSNTNVAVIQAGNVVKATGAGSATITASYNGKTATAAINVKAEPRTVQSLALTGLEPVLISGQTSSPLRVTAHYNNYEVQDVTGSAQYTSSDPAVAAIDPATHAVNAVQPGTALITASSGGKQATYSITVIAAADAVHVTTTVKTPSGVVPALPAVVDVVYHNQPQQAQVVSGELDGLDFSTIGTVQVPVILKIGGQEFSSAISVEVVPGYGLDEIVNQLRSKLANNSYPLGTGAGNYSPAKYADFVAAVDQAEALAGNAELTEAQFNAALTALEDAETALLNSLNTTQNGITYKAYRDFSGDTAGKYPYGITTQDLTNGATAVVREEGGNKFLRLTTTNVSGKANLFLPYLGEVSAAGNQRIVIEYRVRLNSSFQYANGAMVRNDSGTSNYSMVTAFDSGKILVQNGGSNKVKVRDFSLGTWYTIKMVANWDDKTYSVYINNESAPVATDFAFRHTGGSSLTGQLFGVDGYANASIDFDDFKVRVTD; translated from the coding sequence ATGAAAGCGGTTAATTTTGTCCGGAAAGAACAGAAAAGGTCCAGAACAAGCATCAAAGCTCTGCTGCTCAGCCTCGCGGTTCTGCTCATGCTGCCTCAATGGGGAGGGGGAGCTGCGGCGGAAGAGTCGGGGACTGCTGCAACGGAGCCGGTAGCGGCTGCACAAGGAGGAACGAACGTGACGGATTTCTACAATGTCATCATGCAGACAGGGGCCGATCCCTGGGTATACAAGCACACGGACGGCTATTATTACAACACCTTTGTCAATGCCAGCGGAGTGATGGTCCGCAGGTCGAAGACGATTACCGGTATTGAAGCAGGCGAGCGGAGTTTGGCCTGGTCACCTGTTCCGGGAACCATGTACAGCTCCAATGTGTGGGCGCCGGAGATGCATTATCTCAAAGACACGGACGGCCAGTACAAATGGTATATCTACTTCGCCGCCGATAACGGAACCAATGCCAACCACCGCATGTATGTACTGGAGAATGCCAATGCTGATCCGATGAGCGGAAGCTGGACCTTCAAAGGCAAAATTACCGATGCCACGGACCGCTGGGCGATTGACGGCACCGTGCTGACCATTGGGGACCAGCACTATTTCATCTGGTCCGGCTGGGAGGAGACGGATGGAAGCTTCCAGAATCTGTACATCGCCACAATGAGCAATCCATGGACGATCAGCTCACAGCGCGTGCTCCTGTCCACGCCGGAGTATGATTGGGAGACCTCCCCTGGACGGATCAACGAAGGCCCGCAGATTACGATCAAAGGGAATAAGATCAATCTGGTCTACTCCGCCAATGGAAGCTGGACCGACAGCTATAGTCTCGGATTGATTACGGCCAGCACCAGTGCCAATCTGATGGACCCCGATTCATGGACCAAGCACAGCCAGCCGCTGTTCTCCAGCGCGAACGGTGTCTACGGCCCGGGCCATCACAGCATCGTGACCTCACCGGACGGCACCGAGGATTGGATCATCTACCATTCCGCCCGCTGGCCGGGCTCAGGCTGGACCCGCAATGTCCGCGCGCAGAAGTTCTCCTGGAACGCAGACAACACGCCGAACCTGGGAGAGCCCGTGAATCCGAACAGTCCGATAGCAATACCTTCGGGCGAACCGGCCAGAGTGCGCTATCAAGCCGAAGAAGCTCTGCTCGTACAAGATCCGGCTGGCGTCTCTTCTCCCGCAGTCCGGCGCGAAAGCTCTGCCTCCGGCGGCATGAAGATCACCAATCTGGCAAATGCCAACGACTACGCCCAGTTCACGGTCAACGTGCCGGAGGCGGGCTTCTATGTACTGTCTGTACGCAATAGCAACGGCTCAGCAAATTCGGGGGAAGCTTCTCATATCCTGTCGGTCAACGGCGGGCCGGGAGCGTCGATGAATATCGTTTATTCCGGTACGAACCGTTGGGGAGCCTCCACGGCGAAGCTCTATCTGCCCCAAGGCAGCAATACCCTCCGCTTCTTCAAGGGGAACAATTGGGCCGATATCGACAGCCTGGATCTATTCCGGCTGAATACATCGGAGCTGTTGTTCGGGACTCCCGGATATACGCTGGGGCTGGACGAAGCCCGCAGTCTGCCGCTCTATAGCGTAACAGGGACAACCTATTCTGCTGTCACAGCAGGCGTTGTTCTGAGTTCGTCCAACACGAATGTGGCGGTTATTCAAGCCGGGAATGTGGTGAAGGCCACAGGAGCAGGAAGTGCAACCATTACCGCCTCCTATAACGGGAAAACCGCTACCGCTGCCATTAACGTCAAGGCTGAGCCCAGAACGGTACAATCCTTGGCGCTCACCGGGCTGGAGCCTGTGCTGATCAGCGGCCAGACCAGCTCACCGCTAAGGGTAACAGCACATTACAACAATTATGAGGTCCAGGATGTAACAGGCAGTGCGCAATACACCAGCAGCGATCCGGCAGTGGCAGCCATCGACCCGGCAACTCATGCGGTAAACGCTGTTCAACCGGGCACGGCATTAATTACGGCTTCATCCGGGGGCAAGCAAGCCACCTACAGCATAACGGTCATTGCAGCTGCCGATGCTGTTCATGTCACTACAACAGTGAAGACGCCTTCAGGAGTGGTTCCCGCGCTTCCGGCAGTGGTGGATGTGGTCTATCATAACCAGCCGCAGCAGGCTCAGGTTGTCAGTGGCGAACTGGATGGACTGGACTTCAGCACCATCGGAACGGTTCAAGTACCGGTGATCCTCAAGATTGGCGGCCAGGAGTTCTCTTCCGCCATTTCTGTCGAGGTTGTACCGGGCTACGGCCTGGATGAGATCGTGAATCAGCTGCGCAGCAAGCTGGCTAATAACTCCTATCCGCTTGGAACCGGAGCAGGCAATTATAGTCCAGCCAAGTATGCTGACTTCGTTGCGGCCGTGGATCAGGCAGAGGCGCTGGCCGGCAATGCCGAGCTGACAGAGGCACAGTTCAATGCAGCGCTGACTGCACTTGAAGACGCGGAGACCGCCCTGCTGAATTCACTGAATACGACGCAGAACGGTATAACTTATAAGGCCTACCGGGATTTCTCCGGCGATACGGCAGGCAAATATCCGTATGGCATTACTACGCAGGATTTGACGAATGGCGCTACGGCTGTGGTCCGGGAGGAAGGCGGCAACAAATTCCTGCGGCTGACTACAACCAATGTATCGGGAAAAGCCAACCTGTTCCTGCCTTATCTTGGGGAGGTCAGTGCTGCGGGAAATCAGCGCATTGTCATTGAGTACCGCGTCCGGTTAAACAGCAGCTTCCAGTATGCCAACGGCGCCATGGTAAGAAATGACAGCGGCACAAGCAACTATTCGATGGTTACAGCGTTCGATTCGGGTAAAATCCTGGTGCAAAACGGCGGCTCCAACAAGGTCAAGGTGAGAGACTTCTCACTGGGCACCTGGTATACCATCAAAATGGTCGCCAACTGGGATGACAAGACGTACAGCGTCTATATCAACAATGAGTCTGCTCCGGTTGCTACAGATTTCGCCTTCCGCCATACCGGCGGCAGCTCACTGACCGGACAGCTGTTCGGCGTCGACGGCTACGCGAATGCATCCATCGACTTTGACGATTTCAAGGTTAGGGTAACTGATTAG
- a CDS encoding biotin--[acetyl-CoA-carboxylase] ligase has translation MTVKEHILALLDSRKGEYLSGEDIAGQLSVTRSAVWKAIKSLQTEGYSIQAVTNKGYSLSAQTDILSAAAVSRYLDARGQKLSLEVFKSVVSTNEMVKTLASGGEAEGKVILAEEQTAGRGRKGRPFFSPSGTGIYMSILLRPKLSAADATLLTTSAAVAVALAIESVSGLSTQIKWVNDVFMNGKKVCGILTEASLSLENEWLDYAVLGIGINVALPSGGFPGGLSEIATSVYEQDKPPADLRNRLAAEVLNRFLGYYEQLKNRLFLPDYRQRMMSLGQTVMVIKENQQQQATAIDIDNDCRLKVRYANGEEEYLSSGEVHIRL, from the coding sequence ATGACAGTCAAAGAGCATATTCTCGCCCTGCTGGACAGCCGTAAGGGTGAATATCTGTCGGGCGAGGACATCGCCGGGCAATTATCCGTAACGCGCAGCGCGGTCTGGAAGGCGATCAAATCGCTGCAGACCGAAGGCTACTCCATACAGGCCGTCACCAATAAGGGCTATTCCCTGTCGGCCCAGACGGATATTCTGTCCGCCGCAGCAGTGTCCAGATACCTGGATGCCCGGGGACAGAAGCTGAGTCTTGAAGTATTTAAAAGCGTGGTTTCAACCAACGAAATGGTGAAGACATTGGCCTCCGGTGGAGAAGCAGAAGGCAAGGTCATTCTGGCGGAGGAGCAGACTGCAGGCCGGGGCCGAAAAGGCCGTCCCTTCTTCTCTCCATCAGGAACGGGAATCTATATGAGTATTCTGCTGCGGCCCAAGCTGTCAGCGGCGGACGCTACATTGCTGACCACTTCGGCAGCCGTTGCTGTTGCGCTTGCCATTGAGAGCGTGTCAGGTCTCAGCACACAGATCAAATGGGTCAATGATGTCTTCATGAACGGCAAAAAGGTATGCGGTATCCTCACCGAGGCCTCCCTCTCGCTGGAGAATGAGTGGCTGGATTACGCAGTGCTCGGGATCGGGATCAATGTGGCGCTGCCCTCCGGCGGGTTTCCCGGCGGATTGTCAGAGATTGCAACCTCAGTATACGAGCAGGACAAGCCCCCGGCAGATCTGCGCAACCGGCTCGCTGCCGAGGTGCTAAACCGCTTCCTGGGCTACTATGAGCAGCTCAAGAATCGCCTGTTCCTGCCCGACTACCGGCAGCGGATGATGTCCCTGGGCCAGACAGTCATGGTCATTAAGGAGAATCAGCAGCAGCAGGCTACTGCCATCGATATCGACAACGACTGCCGCCTGAAGGTCCGCTATGCGAATGGCGAGGAGGAATATCTCTCCAGCGGCGAAGTGCATATCCGGCTCTAA
- a CDS encoding phosphoenolpyruvate hydrolase family protein produces MNRTAILERLQTQLHEGNHIIGVSTGTGITAKVAAESGADFILMLNSGKFRQMGRSSLAGFLPFCNSNEMVMDFGSREIVPLVRHTPVLFGLNANDPTRDMAKYIEEIKARGFAGINNYPTVGLIDGKFREALEEDGICYEQEVEAIRLAHQQELFTVAFVFDEQQAVQMAEAGAEVICVHLGLTVGGLLGARKVVSLEAAKTKALRILAAAGEVKPEVIQMIYGGPVKTPVDVQYMYSNNTAIMGYIGGSAFERIPSEQSITAITRDFKRLGKLNEDDLMVQMLSGITKHYDYVEFVKEYVAQNYSEEIIFADLAQVAHISRSYLSSLFKKEVGCSFQSYLVNYRIDKAATLLQSPHLQLSEVAAMAGYSDYAQFSRMFKKLKGCSPRQYRSNLNTRI; encoded by the coding sequence TTGAACCGGACCGCTATTCTGGAACGGCTCCAGACACAGCTTCATGAAGGTAACCACATCATCGGCGTCTCAACAGGTACGGGGATCACAGCCAAGGTGGCCGCAGAGAGCGGAGCGGACTTCATCCTGATGCTGAATTCCGGCAAGTTCCGGCAGATGGGAAGAAGCTCATTGGCGGGCTTCCTGCCGTTCTGTAACAGCAATGAGATGGTGATGGATTTTGGCTCCAGAGAGATTGTGCCGCTGGTCAGACATACGCCGGTGCTGTTCGGGCTGAATGCGAATGATCCTACCCGGGATATGGCTAAGTATATTGAGGAGATCAAGGCGAGAGGCTTCGCGGGCATCAACAATTATCCGACTGTCGGCCTGATCGACGGCAAGTTCAGAGAGGCGCTGGAGGAGGACGGCATCTGCTATGAGCAGGAGGTGGAGGCGATTCGCCTGGCGCATCAGCAGGAGCTGTTCACGGTAGCCTTCGTATTCGATGAGCAGCAGGCGGTCCAGATGGCCGAAGCGGGCGCGGAGGTGATCTGTGTGCATCTTGGCCTGACTGTCGGCGGATTGCTGGGCGCGCGGAAGGTGGTCTCTCTGGAGGCGGCCAAGACGAAGGCGCTGCGAATTCTTGCCGCTGCCGGTGAGGTGAAGCCGGAGGTGATCCAGATGATCTACGGCGGGCCGGTCAAGACACCGGTCGATGTCCAGTACATGTACAGCAACAATACAGCGATTATGGGCTATATCGGCGGGTCGGCTTTTGAACGGATTCCCTCTGAGCAGTCGATTACGGCCATTACCCGTGACTTCAAGCGCCTGGGCAAACTGAATGAGGACGACCTGATGGTCCAGATGCTCAGCGGCATCACCAAGCATTACGATTATGTGGAGTTCGTGAAGGAGTATGTGGCGCAGAATTACAGTGAGGAGATTATTTTCGCGGATCTGGCCCAGGTGGCCCATATCTCCCGCAGCTACTTAAGCAGCTTGTTCAAAAAAGAGGTAGGCTGCAGCTTCCAGAGCTACCTGGTGAACTACCGGATTGACAAAGCCGCTACCCTGCTCCAGTCGCCGCATCTACAGCTGTCCGAGGTGGCCGCCATGGCAGGCTATTCCGATTATGCCCAGTTCAGCCGGATGTTCAAAAAACTGAAGGGCTGCTCGCCCAGACAGTACCGATCTAACCTAAACACAAGAATATAG
- a CDS encoding energy-coupling factor transporter transmembrane component T, whose amino-acid sequence MNSTTGWGQYVHADSVMHRLDPRTKLLCVVVFTLCCMQLRTPDGYVAATALACGSMRLSRLPFRLYLRGLRPVLLFLLLPFLYHLLFNRSQEGIITEVYNLWRILLPVSFALVLTLTTKPLDLAKGLEVLGKPLARLGIPVEAFALMVMLAVRFIPTISQELDRILLAQKARGYEISSLQGRQRIQACLRLVIPLLVTTIGRAEQLAMTLEARAYGNGRGRTSFRVLHFSRMDAAAGGIMLVYILLILSGWRPW is encoded by the coding sequence ATGAATAGTACAACCGGTTGGGGGCAGTATGTCCATGCAGATTCTGTAATGCACCGGCTTGATCCGCGCACCAAGCTGTTATGTGTCGTTGTCTTCACCCTGTGCTGTATGCAGCTTAGAACACCCGACGGTTATGTGGCAGCGACTGCGCTTGCGTGTGGTTCTATGCGGTTATCCCGCCTCCCGTTTCGCCTGTACCTCCGGGGATTACGGCCGGTACTCTTGTTCCTGTTGCTGCCGTTCCTCTATCATCTTCTGTTCAACCGGAGCCAGGAAGGCATAATAACGGAGGTTTACAACCTCTGGCGGATTCTGCTGCCGGTCTCCTTTGCCCTGGTGCTGACCCTGACTACGAAGCCGCTGGATCTGGCCAAGGGACTGGAGGTGCTCGGCAAGCCGCTTGCCCGCCTGGGGATTCCAGTGGAAGCCTTCGCGCTGATGGTGATGCTGGCCGTCCGGTTTATCCCGACGATCAGCCAGGAGCTCGACCGTATTCTGTTGGCCCAGAAAGCGAGAGGTTATGAGATCAGCTCTCTTCAAGGCCGCCAGCGGATTCAGGCCTGCCTGCGGCTGGTTATCCCGCTGCTGGTAACCACAATCGGGCGGGCGGAGCAGCTCGCCATGACCCTTGAGGCCAGAGCTTACGGGAACGGGCGCGGCCGGACCTCCTTCAGAGTGCTGCACTTCTCGCGTATGGATGCTGCTGCCGGGGGAATCATGCTTGTGTATATTCTGCTGATTCTGTCAGGCTGGCGGCCATGGTAA
- a CDS encoding ATP-binding cassette domain-containing protein has protein sequence MVFDRVDYDYRQGEPVLRQLSFAIHPGEFVAVIGANGSGKSTAAKLTNGLLQPRAGQVRLGPLDTLNRQDLVKIRERAGLVFQNPDDQFITASVLDEVVFGLENLRVPRAEMSRRASAALRAVQMEAYADAAPHQLSGGQKQRAAIAAVIAMQPEILILDEATSMLDPQGRQELIQLLHSLHRQGLTIIHITHHMDEVLAAERVLLLCGGELAYDGPPSELFSNGSAAGQALELPFAARLFQALGLEVPVSADWKETIEQLWAMR, from the coding sequence TTGGTTTTTGACCGGGTGGACTATGATTACCGGCAGGGGGAGCCCGTACTCCGTCAGCTCAGCTTCGCAATTCACCCGGGTGAATTCGTTGCCGTTATCGGTGCGAACGGCAGCGGCAAATCGACTGCCGCCAAGCTAACGAACGGGCTGCTGCAGCCGAGGGCAGGTCAAGTGAGACTGGGGCCGCTGGATACCCTGAACCGGCAAGATCTGGTGAAGATTAGAGAACGGGCCGGACTCGTCTTCCAGAACCCGGACGATCAGTTCATCACGGCGTCGGTGCTGGATGAAGTCGTCTTCGGGCTGGAGAATCTGCGGGTGCCCAGAGCAGAGATGAGCCGCAGGGCGAGCGCAGCTCTGCGGGCTGTGCAGATGGAAGCTTACGCAGACGCCGCGCCGCATCAGCTGTCCGGCGGCCAGAAGCAGCGGGCCGCCATCGCTGCTGTTATCGCCATGCAGCCGGAGATTCTGATCCTGGATGAAGCGACCTCCATGCTCGACCCGCAGGGCAGGCAGGAGCTTATTCAGCTTCTGCACAGCCTGCACCGGCAGGGCCTGACGATCATTCATATCACCCATCATATGGATGAGGTGCTTGCCGCAGAGCGTGTTCTGCTGCTATGCGGCGGAGAGCTGGCCTATGACGGGCCGCCCTCTGAGCTGTTCAGCAACGGCTCTGCTGCGGGGCAGGCGCTGGAGCTTCCTTTTGCCGCCAGATTATTTCAAGCTCTTGGACTAGAAGTGCCTGTAAGCGCGGACTGGAAGGAGACGATTGAGCAGCTATGGGCTATGCGTTAA
- a CDS encoding ATP-binding cassette domain-containing protein — protein sequence MGYALTDISVRLDGRDILHSVSCHLQEGKWISLIGRTGAGKSTFAKVVKGLTPFYRGEYLHNGRPMPRDRQGRLKAVPQIGYVFQYPEQQLFAATVKQELGFALTMKGASRTSVDQAIKAVMEQTGLPAGLLEQNPFQLSGGLKRRVAIASVLIADPELLILDEPAAGLDPGSRRELLSRLRSWQKEKQRTVLFISHQLEDVAEYSDEVILCNEGRILGHMGVNELFLKRAELMEQAGLPLPEPVQLLRLVERLSGQRLEPASCREADIMERVKAVWNSKGERA from the coding sequence ATGGGCTATGCGTTAACGGATATAAGTGTAAGGCTGGACGGCCGGGATATTCTGCATTCCGTCAGCTGCCATCTGCAAGAGGGGAAGTGGATCTCACTGATCGGCCGGACCGGGGCGGGGAAGTCTACTTTTGCCAAGGTGGTTAAAGGGCTGACCCCCTTCTATAGAGGCGAGTACTTACATAATGGACGGCCTATGCCAAGAGACCGCCAGGGCCGGCTGAAGGCGGTTCCGCAGATCGGCTATGTCTTTCAGTATCCGGAACAGCAGCTCTTTGCGGCGACGGTGAAGCAGGAGCTGGGTTTCGCGCTCACCATGAAAGGGGCATCCAGAACAAGTGTGGACCAAGCTATTAAGGCGGTTATGGAGCAGACGGGGCTGCCCGCTGGGCTTCTTGAGCAGAATCCGTTCCAGCTCAGCGGGGGCCTGAAGCGGCGGGTGGCGATTGCTTCCGTGCTGATCGCGGACCCGGAGCTGCTGATTCTGGATGAGCCGGCGGCAGGGCTTGATCCCGGCAGCAGAAGGGAACTGCTCTCCCGGCTCCGAAGCTGGCAGAAGGAGAAGCAGCGGACGGTGCTGTTCATCTCGCATCAGCTGGAGGATGTAGCCGAATATTCGGACGAGGTTATTCTTTGCAATGAAGGGCGCATCCTGGGACATATGGGGGTCAATGAGTTATTCCTGAAGCGGGCGGAACTGATGGAGCAGGCGGGGCTGCCTCTGCCGGAGCCGGTACAGCTCTTAAGACTTGTGGAGAGGTTATCCGGGCAGAGGCTGGAGCCTGCAAGCTGCCGGGAGGCCGACATTATGGAGAGGGTTAAGGCGGTCTGGAACAGCAAAGGTGAGCGAGCATGA
- a CDS encoding biotin transporter BioY: MRIKELVYAALFAALIAVLALIPPVSLGFIPVPITAQTLGVMLAGCFLGWRMGALSLVIFLILIAIGLPVLPGGRGGLAILAGPTAGYLLSWPLAAGLIGWCTEAVWPKVRAWKLFVISLIFGVLLVNLIGASCMAWITNTPVWAGLTGSAAFLPGDLIKALLAAVITMQLKPLSPLEDKRRG; encoded by the coding sequence TTGAGAATTAAAGAGCTTGTCTACGCGGCCCTCTTCGCCGCACTGATCGCTGTGCTTGCCCTGATCCCGCCAGTATCGCTCGGCTTCATCCCTGTTCCTATTACAGCACAGACGCTTGGCGTAATGCTGGCCGGCTGCTTCCTGGGCTGGCGGATGGGGGCGCTCAGCCTGGTGATTTTCCTGATACTAATCGCAATCGGCTTGCCGGTGCTGCCCGGAGGACGCGGCGGGCTGGCCATCCTGGCCGGTCCGACTGCGGGCTATCTGCTAAGCTGGCCGCTGGCGGCCGGACTGATCGGCTGGTGCACAGAAGCTGTCTGGCCGAAGGTCCGGGCTTGGAAGCTGTTCGTTATCAGCCTGATCTTCGGCGTCCTGCTGGTGAATCTGATCGGTGCGTCCTGCATGGCCTGGATTACGAATACCCCGGTGTGGGCGGGTCTGACCGGTTCAGCAGCGTTCCTTCCCGGCGATCTGATTAAGGCTCTGCTGGCCGCTGTGATCACGATGCAGCTTAAGCCGCTCAGTCCGCTTGAAGACAAGAGAAGGGGATAA